One segment of Mycobacterium spongiae DNA contains the following:
- the lmeA gene encoding mannan chain length control protein LmeA has product MRMRKVLIGIVAVVVVAAAVVVGAIGVDFGASIYAEYRLSTNVRKAANLASDPFVAILGFPFIPQAMRDHYAELEIKAHAVEHAQVGKATLEATMHSIDLTDASWLIKPDAQLAVGELESRIIIDSMHLGRYLGIDDLMVEAPQQESNDATGGTTESGISGNQGLVFSGTPKSAGFDHRVSVSVDLSIAPDDPATLVFTPTGVLTGPNTADREVPDDKRQAVLEAFRSRLPDQKLPFGVAPNTVGARGSDVIIEGITDGVTISLTGFKQS; this is encoded by the coding sequence ATGCGAATGCGGAAGGTCCTGATCGGCATTGTCGCGGTGGTTGTCGTGGCGGCCGCCGTTGTCGTGGGAGCCATCGGCGTCGACTTCGGGGCCAGCATCTACGCCGAATACCGGCTGTCGACCAATGTGCGCAAGGCAGCAAATTTGGCGTCCGACCCATTCGTCGCCATTCTGGGATTCCCATTCATCCCGCAGGCAATGCGCGACCACTATGCGGAACTCGAGATCAAGGCCCACGCCGTCGAGCACGCGCAGGTCGGCAAGGCGACGCTGGAGGCCACCATGCACTCGATCGACCTGACCGACGCGTCCTGGCTGATCAAGCCCGATGCACAGCTCGCCGTCGGCGAACTGGAAAGCCGCATCATCATCGACTCGATGCACTTGGGCCGCTATCTGGGTATCGACGACCTGATGGTCGAGGCACCCCAACAGGAGAGCAACGACGCCACCGGCGGCACGACCGAGTCCGGGATCTCGGGCAACCAGGGGCTGGTGTTCAGCGGCACCCCGAAATCGGCGGGCTTCGATCACCGGGTCAGCGTCTCGGTGGACCTGTCCATCGCTCCTGACGACCCGGCGACCTTGGTGTTCACCCCCACCGGCGTATTGACCGGGCCGAACACTGCCGACCGCGAAGTTCCAGACGATAAGCGGCAGGCAGTCCTGGAAGCCTTCCGCAGCAGGCTGCCCGACCAGAAGCTGCCATTCGGGGTCGCGCCCAATACGGTGGGGGCGCGTGGATCGGACGTCATCATCGAAGGCATTACCGACGGAGTAACGATCTCACTCACCGGGTTCAAGCAGTCGTGA
- a CDS encoding FABP family protein → MTADEGSGRGGAGPIDPAGSGDRAVAAAAERAKVTAARNIPAFDDLPLPADTANLREGANLNDSLLALLPLVGVWRGGGEGRGPDGDYRFGQQIAVSHDGGDYLNWEARSWRLDHAGDYQEPGLRETGFWRFVSDPDDPTESQAIEVLLAHSAGYIELFYGQPRTQSSWELVTDALARSRSGVLVGGAKRLYGIVEGGDLAYVEERVDADGGLVPHLSARLSRFVG, encoded by the coding sequence GTGACCGCTGACGAGGGCTCGGGTCGGGGAGGGGCCGGACCCATCGATCCTGCGGGCTCCGGCGATCGTGCGGTCGCCGCTGCTGCCGAACGTGCCAAGGTGACCGCCGCACGCAATATCCCGGCCTTCGATGATCTTCCACTGCCCGCCGATACCGCGAACTTGCGCGAGGGCGCCAATCTCAACGACTCGCTCTTGGCGTTGCTGCCCCTGGTCGGCGTGTGGCGTGGCGGAGGCGAGGGCCGCGGTCCCGACGGCGACTACCGGTTTGGCCAACAGATTGCGGTCTCGCACGACGGCGGCGACTACTTGAATTGGGAAGCCCGCTCCTGGCGGCTCGACCACGCCGGCGACTACCAGGAACCCGGGTTGCGCGAGACGGGGTTCTGGCGTTTCGTCAGCGACCCGGACGACCCGACCGAATCTCAGGCCATCGAAGTATTGCTCGCGCACTCGGCCGGCTACATCGAACTGTTCTATGGGCAGCCGCGCACCCAGTCGTCGTGGGAGTTGGTGACCGACGCGCTGGCCCGCAGTCGATCCGGCGTGCTGGTCGGCGGCGCCAAACGGCTCTACGGCATCGTCGAGGGCGGCGACCTGGCCTATGTCGAGGAACGCGTTGACGCCGACGGCGGGTTGGTGCCACATCTGTCGGCGCGGCTGTCCCGGTTCGTCGGATAG
- a CDS encoding Ms5788A family Cys-rich leader peptide, translating into MEPMLTKRRAVDLCRLAGCCCCCSC; encoded by the coding sequence ATGGAGCCTATGCTCACCAAGCGCCGCGCAGTTGACCTGTGCCGCCTCGCGGGATGTTGCTGTTGCTGTAGCTGCTGA
- a CDS encoding winged helix-turn-helix transcriptional regulator, producing the protein MELLLLTSELYPDPVLPSLSLLPHTVRTAPAEASSLLESGNADAVLVDARNDLSSARGLCRLLSTAGRSVPVLAVVSEGGLVAVSADWGLDEILLPTTGPAEVDARLRLVIGRRGGLADQESVGKVSLGELVIDEGTYTARLRGRPLDLTYKEFELLKYLAQHAGRVFTRAQLLHEVWGYDFFGGTRTVDVHVRRLRAKLGPEYEALIGTVRNVGYKAVRPARGRAAAAVEPDDDNAEPDRSGLQQPVVDPLHSQ; encoded by the coding sequence TTGGAGTTACTACTGCTGACCTCGGAGCTGTATCCCGACCCGGTCCTGCCCTCGCTTTCGCTGCTTCCCCACACCGTGCGGACGGCGCCCGCGGAGGCTTCGTCGTTGCTGGAGTCGGGAAACGCGGACGCGGTGCTTGTCGACGCGCGCAACGATCTGTCGTCCGCGCGCGGTCTGTGCCGTCTCCTGAGCACCGCGGGCCGGTCGGTCCCGGTCTTGGCGGTGGTGAGCGAAGGTGGGCTGGTGGCCGTCAGCGCGGACTGGGGGCTCGACGAGATCTTGCTGCCTACTACCGGTCCCGCCGAGGTCGACGCCAGGTTGCGGCTGGTCATCGGTCGGCGTGGCGGCCTGGCCGATCAGGAAAGCGTCGGCAAGGTGAGCCTCGGCGAGTTGGTGATTGACGAAGGCACCTACACGGCCCGCCTGCGTGGCCGCCCACTTGACCTGACCTACAAAGAGTTTGAGCTGCTGAAATACCTGGCACAGCACGCCGGCCGGGTGTTCACCCGCGCGCAGCTGCTGCACGAGGTGTGGGGGTACGACTTCTTCGGCGGCACCCGGACCGTCGATGTGCACGTGCGGCGACTGCGAGCCAAGCTGGGACCCGAGTACGAGGCCCTCATCGGCACCGTGCGCAACGTTGGCTACAAGGCGGTTCGGCCCGCGCGCGGCCGAGCTGCGGCGGCTGTGGAGCCCGACGACGACAACGCCGAGCCCGACCGAAGCGGGCTGCAACAACCGGTGGTCGACCCGCTGCACAGTCAGTGA
- the pstS gene encoding phosphate ABC transporter substrate-binding protein PstS: MGKLTPVAVATIAIVGAVVTACGNGDKRDGASTLAVPGVTVGPAVCGGEDTLSAEGSTAQEAAMGLFNQAWSRLCPGKKVLYKPTGSGIGRKRFIAGHIDFAGSDSPLVSEQIGPAAERCGGNPAWDVPLVFGPIALVYNLTDVPAVTLDADSMAKIFTGLIRAWDDPILAALNPDLDLPKTPITPIYRSDLSGTTDNFQKYLTAAAPQSWDKGVGGEFHGGVGKGAHGSAGVIAAVKANPGAIGYVEKGFADQAGVPYVQLETGNGVVPLTQETATNAVDAVTFAARGNDLVLDLTSVYGLQGPEAYTLVLATYEIVCSGGYDPDTGAAVKGFLATAATEGQADLSKAGYVPLPKKVRERVATAINAMQ, encoded by the coding sequence GTGGGCAAACTAACGCCGGTGGCGGTGGCGACAATAGCGATCGTCGGTGCCGTCGTGACCGCGTGCGGCAACGGCGACAAGCGTGACGGGGCGTCGACGCTCGCGGTCCCCGGAGTAACCGTCGGCCCTGCTGTTTGTGGTGGCGAGGACACTCTGTCGGCGGAGGGTTCGACCGCCCAGGAAGCCGCTATGGGCCTGTTCAACCAGGCGTGGAGCCGGTTGTGCCCGGGAAAGAAGGTGTTGTACAAGCCGACCGGGTCGGGCATCGGCCGCAAGCGGTTCATCGCCGGGCATATCGATTTCGCGGGATCCGACTCGCCGCTGGTTTCCGAGCAGATCGGCCCGGCCGCCGAACGCTGCGGGGGCAACCCGGCGTGGGACGTGCCGCTGGTGTTCGGGCCAATCGCCTTGGTATACAACCTGACTGACGTTCCGGCGGTGACCCTCGACGCTGATTCGATGGCCAAGATTTTCACCGGCTTGATCCGGGCGTGGGACGATCCGATACTCGCCGCCCTCAATCCCGATCTGGACCTGCCCAAGACCCCGATCACGCCCATTTACCGGTCGGACTTGTCGGGCACCACCGACAACTTTCAAAAGTATCTGACTGCCGCGGCACCACAGAGCTGGGACAAAGGCGTTGGCGGTGAGTTTCACGGGGGTGTGGGCAAGGGCGCCCACGGATCGGCCGGTGTCATCGCGGCGGTGAAGGCGAACCCGGGCGCGATCGGATACGTCGAGAAGGGCTTCGCCGATCAGGCAGGTGTGCCGTACGTGCAGCTCGAGACCGGCAATGGGGTGGTCCCGCTGACCCAGGAAACGGCAACCAACGCCGTCGACGCCGTCACGTTCGCGGCCCGGGGCAATGACCTTGTGCTGGACTTGACTTCGGTCTACGGCCTGCAGGGACCGGAGGCCTACACACTGGTGCTGGCGACCTACGAGATTGTGTGCTCCGGCGGATACGACCCCGACACCGGCGCGGCCGTCAAAGGCTTCCTCGCCACGGCGGCCACCGAGGGTCAAGCGGACCTTTCGAAGGCCGGCTACGTCCCGCTGCCGAAGAAGGTCCGAGAGCGGGTGGCCACCGCGATCAATGCCATGCAATAG
- a CDS encoding sulfurtransferase, with protein sequence MARSDVLVSADWAERHLDAADVVFVEVDEDTSAYDGGHIAGAVKLDWRTDLQDPIKRDFVDAAQFSKLLSDRGIANDDTVILYGGNNNWFAAYAYWYFKLYRHDKVKLLDGGRKKWELDGRPLSSDTVSRPATSYSAAPPDNAIRAFRDEVIAAINVKNLVDVRSPDEFSGKILAPAHLPQEQSQRPGHITSAINVPWSKAANEDGTFKSDEQLATLYADAGLDGTKETIAYCRIGERSSHTWFVLHELLGHKSVKNYDGSWTEYGSLVGAPIELGS encoded by the coding sequence ATGGCACGCTCCGACGTCCTGGTCTCGGCCGACTGGGCTGAGCGCCACCTCGACGCCGCCGACGTTGTCTTCGTCGAAGTCGACGAGGACACCAGCGCATACGACGGTGGTCATATCGCCGGCGCGGTCAAGCTGGATTGGCGCACCGACCTGCAGGACCCGATCAAGCGTGACTTTGTCGACGCCGCGCAATTCTCCAAACTGCTGAGCGACCGGGGCATCGCCAACGACGACACCGTGATCCTCTACGGCGGCAACAACAACTGGTTCGCCGCCTACGCCTACTGGTATTTCAAGCTGTATCGCCACGACAAGGTCAAGTTGCTCGATGGCGGCCGCAAGAAGTGGGAGCTCGACGGGCGCCCGCTCTCCAGCGACACCGTAAGCCGGCCGGCGACCTCGTACAGCGCAGCGCCGCCGGACAACGCGATCCGCGCATTCCGCGACGAGGTGATCGCGGCCATCAATGTCAAGAACCTGGTTGATGTGCGCTCCCCCGACGAGTTCTCGGGCAAGATCCTGGCGCCCGCGCACCTGCCGCAAGAGCAAAGTCAGCGACCCGGGCATATCACGAGCGCAATCAACGTTCCCTGGAGCAAGGCCGCCAATGAAGATGGCACTTTCAAGTCCGACGAGCAGTTGGCGACGTTGTACGCCGACGCCGGTCTGGACGGCACGAAAGAAACGATTGCCTACTGCCGAATCGGGGAACGGTCCTCGCACACCTGGTTCGTCCTGCACGAGTTGCTCGGACACAAAAGCGTGAAGAACTACGACGGCAGTTGGACAGAGTACGGCTCCCTGGTGGGTGCCCCGATCGAGTTGGGAAGCTGA
- a CDS encoding DUF1416 domain-containing protein — MCTAPKQGLTLPASVDLEKETVITGRVVDGDGQAVGGAFVRLLDASDEFTAEVVASATGDFRFFAAPGSWTLRALSKVGNGDAIVAPSGAGIHEVDVKVA, encoded by the coding sequence ATGTGCACAGCACCGAAACAAGGACTGACGTTGCCTGCCAGCGTCGATCTGGAGAAAGAAACGGTGATCACCGGCCGCGTCGTGGACGGCGACGGACAAGCCGTTGGCGGCGCGTTCGTTCGTCTCCTGGACGCGTCGGACGAGTTCACCGCGGAGGTCGTCGCGTCGGCCACCGGCGACTTCCGGTTCTTCGCCGCACCGGGGTCCTGGACGCTGCGGGCGTTGTCAAAGGTCGGCAATGGCGACGCCATTGTGGCCCCGTCGGGCGCGGGCATCCACGAGGTTGACGTCAAGGTCGCCTGA
- a CDS encoding thioredoxin family protein, translating to MSAMIVVAAAALAVVVAWLLTRRSGIVREVDSGPAPVARPVATDLGLSRTGPTVVHFSAPWCVPCDQVRRVVEHVCGNLGDVAHVEVDMDAHPQTAHQFSVLSLPTTVIVDANGRQRYRTSSVPKAADLRAALEPLLA from the coding sequence GTGAGTGCGATGATCGTCGTAGCGGCGGCGGCGTTGGCAGTCGTTGTCGCATGGTTGCTGACCCGGCGCTCAGGGATTGTCCGAGAAGTTGATTCAGGACCCGCACCGGTAGCCAGACCGGTCGCCACAGATCTGGGTTTGTCGCGGACCGGCCCCACAGTGGTGCATTTCAGTGCACCGTGGTGCGTGCCCTGCGACCAGGTACGCCGCGTCGTGGAGCACGTCTGCGGCAACCTGGGAGACGTCGCCCATGTTGAGGTGGACATGGATGCTCATCCACAGACCGCGCACCAGTTTTCGGTTCTGTCGCTGCCCACCACCGTGATCGTCGATGCCAACGGACGACAGCGGTACCGGACCTCCAGCGTTCCCAAGGCCGCTGACCTGCGTGCGGCGCTGGAACCGCTGTTGGCTTGA
- the mshD gene encoding mycothiol synthase: MTAPDWRSSLTALDQGHVRELVASAAGFDGVAPVGEQVLRELSQERTEHLVVAEPRPDGAIVGYLNLSPQRDAGGAMAELVVHPEARRRGIGGALARAALVKSGGQIQFWAHGTLEPARATASALDLVSVRELVQMRRPLHDMSQISEPEIPDGVLIRTYAGASDDAELLRVNNAAFAHHPEQGGWTTAQLAERRGEPWFDPAGLFLAFGDSASDHAGRLLGFHWTKVHPDHPGLGEVYVLGVDPSAQGRGLGQALTSVGVASLARRLAPPQYGDDPAAAPAVEPAVMLYVESDNVAAVRTYQSLGFTTYSVDTAYAPAAAL, from the coding sequence GTGACGGCGCCCGACTGGCGCTCGTCATTGACCGCACTGGATCAAGGGCACGTGCGTGAGCTCGTCGCGTCGGCCGCTGGCTTCGACGGCGTCGCGCCGGTCGGGGAACAGGTGTTGCGGGAACTCAGCCAGGAACGCACCGAGCACCTCGTGGTCGCCGAGCCGCGCCCGGACGGCGCGATCGTCGGCTATCTCAATCTCAGCCCGCAGCGTGATGCGGGCGGCGCGATGGCGGAACTGGTCGTTCACCCAGAGGCCCGCCGCCGGGGAATCGGTGGCGCACTAGCCCGCGCGGCCTTGGTCAAGTCCGGCGGACAGATCCAGTTCTGGGCGCATGGCACCCTCGAGCCCGCCCGGGCGACCGCATCCGCGCTCGATCTGGTCTCGGTTCGCGAACTCGTCCAAATGCGGCGCCCGCTGCACGATATGTCCCAGATTTCCGAACCGGAGATCCCCGACGGGGTGCTGATCCGCACCTATGCGGGCGCATCCGATGACGCTGAATTGCTGCGGGTCAACAACGCCGCGTTCGCCCACCATCCAGAACAAGGTGGGTGGACCACAGCCCAACTGGCCGAGCGTCGCGGCGAACCGTGGTTCGACCCTGCGGGCCTGTTCCTGGCCTTCGGTGACAGCGCCAGCGACCACGCAGGCAGATTGTTGGGTTTTCACTGGACCAAAGTGCATCCCGATCACCCGGGTCTGGGCGAGGTCTACGTCCTCGGCGTCGACCCGTCGGCGCAGGGCCGCGGCCTGGGCCAGGCGCTGACCTCGGTCGGCGTTGCGTCATTGGCCCGTCGGCTGGCCCCGCCGCAATACGGCGACGATCCCGCGGCTGCGCCCGCCGTCGAACCCGCCGTGATGCTCTACGTGGAGTCGGACAACGTGGCGGCGGTACGCACCTACCAGAGTCTGGGGTTCACCACCTATAGCGTGGATACCGCCTACGCTCCCGCCGCAGCGCTATAG